A single genomic interval of Neisseria leonii harbors:
- the fusA gene encoding elongation factor G — translation MARKTPISLYRNIGISAHIDAGKTTTTERILFYTGLTHKLGEVHDGAATTDYMEQEQERGITITSAAVTSYWKGMGGQFKEHRFNIIDTPGHVDFTVEVERSMRVLDGAVMVYCAVGGVQPQSETVWRQANKYQVPRLAFVNKMDRQGANFFRVVEQMKARLRANPVPIVIPVGAEDSFSGVVDLLKMKSIIWDDATQGTTFEYGDIPADLVETAEEWRQNMIEAAAEASEELMDKYLGGEELTEEEIVGALRQRTLAGEIQPMLCGSAFKNKGVQRMLDAVVEFLPAPTDIPPVAGVNPSTDAAETREASDDAKFSALAFKMLNDKYVGQLTFIRVYSGFVKSGDTVINSVKGTRERIGRLVQMTAADRTEIEEVRAGDIAAAIGLKDVTTGETLCAEDAPIILERMEFPEPVIHVAVEPKTKADQEKMGIALNRLAKEDPSFRVRSDEESGQTIISGMGELHLEIIVDRMKREFGVEANIGAPQVAYRETIRKAVKAEHKHAKQSGGKGQYGHVVIEMEPMEPGGEGYEFIDEIKGGVIPREFIPSVDKGIRDTLPNGVVAGFPVVDVRIRLVFGSYHDVDSSQLAFELAASQAFKEGMRQASPALLEPIMAVEVETPEEYMGDVMGDLNRRRGIVLGMDDDGIGGKKVRAEVPLAEMFGYSTDLRSATQGRATYSMEFKKYAEAPAHVAAAVTEARKG, via the coding sequence ATGGCTCGCAAGACCCCAATCAGCCTATACCGCAATATCGGTATCTCTGCCCACATTGATGCAGGTAAGACGACGACGACCGAGCGTATCCTGTTCTATACCGGCCTGACCCACAAACTGGGCGAGGTGCATGACGGTGCGGCTACTACCGACTATATGGAACAAGAGCAAGAGCGCGGTATTACCATTACTTCCGCAGCCGTAACTTCCTACTGGAAAGGTATGGGCGGTCAGTTTAAAGAGCACCGTTTCAACATCATCGATACTCCGGGACACGTGGACTTTACCGTAGAGGTGGAGCGTTCCATGCGCGTTTTGGACGGTGCGGTCATGGTTTACTGTGCGGTAGGTGGCGTACAGCCCCAGTCTGAAACCGTATGGCGCCAAGCCAACAAGTACCAAGTGCCGCGTTTGGCATTTGTCAATAAAATGGACCGCCAAGGCGCTAATTTCTTCCGTGTGGTCGAGCAGATGAAAGCCCGTCTGCGCGCCAATCCGGTTCCGATTGTGATTCCGGTCGGTGCGGAAGACAGCTTCAGCGGTGTGGTGGATCTGTTGAAAATGAAATCCATCATTTGGGACGATGCCACTCAAGGTACTACGTTCGAATACGGCGATATTCCGGCCGATCTGGTGGAGACTGCTGAAGAATGGCGTCAAAACATGATCGAAGCGGCTGCCGAGGCCAGCGAAGAGCTGATGGACAAATACTTGGGCGGTGAAGAGCTGACCGAGGAAGAAATCGTCGGCGCGCTGCGTCAGCGTACTCTGGCCGGTGAAATTCAGCCTATGTTGTGCGGTTCTGCGTTCAAAAACAAAGGTGTACAGCGTATGTTGGATGCGGTGGTGGAGTTTCTGCCTGCGCCGACCGACATTCCGCCGGTTGCCGGTGTCAATCCGTCTACTGATGCGGCTGAAACACGCGAAGCCAGCGATGATGCCAAGTTCTCGGCTCTGGCGTTCAAAATGCTGAACGACAAATATGTCGGCCAGCTGACCTTTATCCGTGTTTATTCCGGTTTTGTGAAGTCTGGCGACACCGTTATTAACTCGGTTAAAGGTACCCGCGAGCGCATCGGCCGTCTGGTTCAGATGACTGCTGCCGACCGTACGGAAATCGAAGAAGTGCGTGCCGGCGACATCGCCGCCGCCATCGGCCTGAAAGACGTAACCACAGGCGAGACCCTGTGTGCGGAAGATGCACCGATTATCTTGGAGCGTATGGAATTCCCCGAACCGGTAATCCACGTCGCTGTTGAGCCGAAAACCAAGGCTGACCAAGAGAAAATGGGCATCGCTCTGAACCGTCTGGCCAAGGAAGATCCGTCGTTCCGTGTACGCAGCGACGAAGAATCGGGTCAAACCATTATTTCCGGTATGGGCGAGTTGCACTTGGAAATCATTGTGGACCGCATGAAGCGCGAGTTTGGTGTGGAAGCCAATATCGGTGCGCCTCAGGTGGCTTACCGCGAAACCATCCGCAAAGCCGTTAAAGCCGAGCACAAACACGCCAAGCAATCGGGCGGTAAAGGTCAATACGGTCACGTGGTGATCGAGATGGAGCCGATGGAGCCGGGTGGCGAAGGCTACGAGTTTATCGATGAAATCAAGGGCGGCGTGATTCCGCGTGAATTTATCCCGTCTGTCGATAAAGGTATCCGCGACACCCTGCCGAACGGTGTGGTTGCGGGCTTCCCGGTTGTGGATGTGCGCATTCGTCTGGTATTCGGTTCTTATCACGATGTGGACTCTTCGCAGCTGGCGTTTGAATTGGCTGCATCGCAAGCCTTTAAAGAAGGTATGCGTCAGGCTTCTCCTGCTTTGCTGGAACCGATTATGGCGGTTGAAGTGGAAACCCCCGAAGAGTATATGGGCGATGTGATGGGCGATTTGAACCGCCGCCGCGGTATCGTTCTGGGTATGGATGACGACGGCATCGGCGGCAAAAAAGTCCGCGCCGAAGTGCCGCTGGCCGAAATGTTCGGTTATTCGACCGACCTGCGCTCCGCCACCCAAGGCCGTGCCACTTACTCTATGGAATTTAAAAAATATGCCGAAGCTCCGGCGCACGTTGCCGCTGCGGTAACTGAGGCGCGTAAAGGCTGA
- the tuf gene encoding elongation factor Tu — MAKEKFERSKPHVNVGTIGHVDHGKTTLTAALTTILAEKFGGQAKGYDQIDNAPEEKARGITINTSHVEYETETRHYAHVDCPGHADYVKNMITGAAQMDGAILVVSAADGPMPQTREHILLARQVGVPYILVFMNKCDMVDDEELLELVEMEIRDLLSSYDFPGDDCPIVQGSALKALEGDAAFKEKIFELAAALDSYIPTPERAVDKPFLLPIEDVFSISGRGTVVTGRVERGIIHVGDEIEIVGLKDTQKTTCTGVEMFRKLLDEGQAGDNVGVLLRGTKREEVERGQVLAKPGTITPHTKFEAEVYVLSKEEGGRHTPFFANYRPQFYFRTTDVTGAVSLQEGVEMVMPGENVKITVELIAPIAMENGLRFAIREGGRTVGAGVVSSVIA, encoded by the coding sequence ATGGCTAAGGAAAAATTCGAACGTAGCAAACCGCACGTAAACGTTGGCACCATCGGTCACGTTGACCATGGTAAAACCACCCTGACAGCTGCCCTGACCACCATCTTGGCCGAAAAATTCGGCGGCCAGGCCAAAGGCTACGACCAGATTGACAATGCCCCGGAAGAAAAAGCCCGCGGCATCACCATCAACACCTCACACGTAGAATACGAAACCGAAACCCGCCACTACGCCCACGTAGATTGCCCGGGTCACGCCGACTACGTGAAAAACATGATTACCGGTGCCGCCCAAATGGACGGTGCGATTCTCGTCGTATCCGCCGCAGACGGCCCCATGCCGCAAACCCGCGAGCACATCCTGCTGGCGCGTCAGGTAGGCGTACCCTACATTCTCGTCTTCATGAACAAATGTGACATGGTGGACGACGAAGAACTGCTGGAGCTGGTTGAAATGGAAATCCGCGACCTGCTGTCCAGCTACGACTTCCCGGGCGACGACTGCCCGATCGTCCAAGGCTCTGCCCTGAAAGCTTTGGAAGGCGATGCCGCATTCAAAGAAAAAATCTTCGAACTGGCTGCCGCTTTGGACAGCTACATCCCGACCCCCGAGCGTGCCGTAGACAAACCCTTCCTGCTGCCGATTGAAGACGTATTCTCGATTTCCGGCCGCGGTACCGTGGTTACCGGCCGTGTCGAGCGCGGCATCATCCACGTCGGCGACGAGATTGAAATCGTCGGTCTGAAAGACACCCAAAAAACCACCTGTACCGGTGTGGAAATGTTCCGCAAACTGCTGGACGAAGGCCAGGCAGGCGACAACGTGGGCGTACTGCTGCGCGGTACCAAACGCGAAGAAGTCGAGCGCGGCCAAGTATTGGCCAAACCGGGTACGATTACCCCGCACACCAAATTCGAAGCCGAAGTATACGTACTGAGCAAAGAAGAGGGCGGCCGCCATACACCGTTCTTCGCGAACTACCGTCCGCAATTCTACTTCCGTACCACCGACGTAACCGGTGCGGTATCCTTGCAGGAAGGCGTGGAAATGGTTATGCCGGGCGAGAACGTGAAAATCACAGTTGAACTGATTGCCCCGATCGCCATGGAAAACGGTCTGCGCTTTGCGATTCGCGAAGGTGGCCGTACCGTAGGTGCCGGTGTCGTTTCTTCTGTCATCGCTTAA
- the rpsL gene encoding 30S ribosomal protein S12, producing the protein MPTINQLVRKGRQKPVYVNKVPALEACPQKRGVCTRVYTTTPKKPNSALRKVCKVRLTNGFEVISYIGGEGHNLQEHSVVLIRGGRVKDLPGVRYHTVRGSLDTAGVKDRKQARSKYGAKRPK; encoded by the coding sequence ATGCCAACGATTAACCAATTAGTACGCAAAGGCCGTCAAAAGCCCGTGTACGTAAACAAAGTGCCCGCACTGGAAGCCTGCCCGCAAAAACGCGGCGTATGCACCCGTGTGTACACCACTACTCCGAAAAAACCGAACTCTGCATTGCGTAAAGTCTGCAAAGTCCGCCTGACCAACGGTTTCGAAGTCATTTCGTATATCGGCGGCGAAGGCCACAACCTGCAAGAGCACAGCGTGGTGCTGATCCGCGGCGGTCGTGTCAAAGACTTGCCGGGTGTGCGCTACCATACCGTACGCGGTTCTCTGGATACCGCAGGTGTGAAAGACCGTAAACAGGCCCGTTCCAAATACGGTGCGAAGCGTCCCAAGTAA
- a CDS encoding gluconokinase yields MSETVHIVFMGVSGSGKTTVARILAQHFGCPYAEGDDFHSQANRDKMGAGTPLTDEDRLPWLMRLRDWMSAQQAAGQAYSAVTCSALKKSYRDVLRGAQGQVVFVHLSVPVDVNRQRLEARVGHYMKADMLDSQLAVLEPLTDGEAGITLDGSGTPDEAAAAVSAWLAGLSG; encoded by the coding sequence ATGAGTGAAACCGTGCATATCGTTTTCATGGGCGTGTCGGGCAGCGGCAAAACGACTGTTGCGCGTATTTTGGCGCAGCATTTCGGCTGCCCGTATGCCGAGGGCGACGATTTCCATTCTCAGGCCAACCGCGACAAAATGGGCGCGGGCACGCCTTTAACCGATGAAGACCGTCTGCCGTGGCTGATGCGCCTGCGCGACTGGATGAGTGCGCAGCAGGCGGCAGGACAGGCGTACAGCGCGGTAACGTGTTCGGCTTTGAAAAAAAGCTACCGCGATGTGTTGCGCGGTGCGCAGGGGCAGGTGGTGTTCGTGCATCTGTCCGTACCCGTTGATGTAAACAGGCAGCGTTTGGAAGCGCGGGTCGGCCATTATATGAAAGCAGACATGCTCGATTCGCAACTGGCGGTTCTCGAACCGCTGACAGACGGCGAGGCGGGCATCACGCTCGACGGCAGCGGTACGCCCGATGAAGCGGCCGCTGCCGTTTCGGCATGGCTGGCGGGTTTATCGGGCTGA
- the rpsJ gene encoding 30S ribosomal protein S10, with protein MANQKIRIRLKAYDYSLIDRSAQEIVETAKRTGAVVKGPIPLPTKIERFNILRSPHVNKTSREQLEIRTHLRLMDIVDWTDKTTDALMKLDLPAGVDVEIKVQ; from the coding sequence ATGGCAAACCAAAAAATCCGTATCCGTTTGAAAGCATACGATTACAGCCTGATCGACCGTTCCGCGCAAGAAATTGTGGAAACCGCCAAGCGTACCGGTGCTGTGGTTAAAGGCCCGATTCCGCTGCCGACCAAAATCGAGCGTTTCAATATCCTGCGCTCGCCGCACGTCAATAAAACGTCGCGCGAACAGTTGGAAATCCGTACCCACCTGCGTCTGATGGACATTGTGGACTGGACCGACAAAACGACCGATGCGCTGATGAAGCTCGACCTGCCTGCGGGTGTTGATGTAGAAATCAAAGTGCAATAA
- a CDS encoding lysophospholipid acyltransferase family protein yields the protein MQKMVFFLFGLAARLPLRVLHALGSLAGTAVFYTAPRSRTRVREHLAQARLPCDDAAVKAVLRETAKGGLELPVAFFRQPEAVSALFVEVHGWAHIERAVAAGQGLLLLTPHLGSYDLAGRYISERLPFALTAMYKPPKIRVLDEIMQAGRVRGKGRTAPASVQGVKQVMKALRSGEATIVLPDHVPKPEEGGGVWVRFFGRPAYTMTLAAKLAQVQNVCPLFFCGERLSGGRGFVLHVAPLAGTLTGDKIRDAQLMNDNIEAWVRRFPAQYLFSYNRYKQPAGAPEPDNQAV from the coding sequence GTGCAAAAAATGGTTTTTTTCCTGTTCGGGCTGGCCGCACGCCTGCCGTTGCGCGTGCTGCACGCTCTGGGCAGTCTGGCGGGAACGGCCGTGTTTTATACGGCACCCCGCAGCCGGACGCGTGTGCGCGAGCATCTGGCGCAGGCGCGTCTGCCGTGTGATGATGCGGCGGTCAAAGCCGTGCTGCGGGAAACGGCCAAGGGCGGTTTGGAGTTGCCGGTGGCGTTTTTCAGACAGCCTGAGGCGGTCAGTGCGCTGTTTGTCGAAGTACACGGTTGGGCGCATATCGAGCGTGCGGTGGCGGCGGGGCAGGGCCTGCTGCTGCTGACCCCGCATTTGGGCAGCTACGATTTGGCGGGACGCTATATCAGCGAGCGGCTGCCTTTCGCGCTGACGGCGATGTACAAACCGCCGAAAATCCGTGTGTTGGACGAAATCATGCAGGCGGGCAGGGTGCGCGGCAAAGGCAGAACCGCACCGGCCAGCGTGCAGGGGGTCAAGCAGGTCATGAAGGCGCTGCGTTCGGGCGAGGCGACGATTGTACTGCCCGACCATGTGCCGAAGCCGGAAGAGGGCGGCGGTGTGTGGGTGCGTTTTTTCGGCCGCCCGGCCTACACCATGACGCTGGCGGCCAAGCTGGCGCAGGTGCAGAACGTCTGCCCGCTGTTTTTCTGCGGCGAGCGTTTGAGTGGCGGGCGCGGGTTTGTGCTGCACGTTGCACCGTTGGCGGGAACGCTGACCGGCGACAAAATCCGCGATGCGCAACTGATGAACGACAACATCGAAGCATGGGTGCGCCGCTTCCCCGCGCAATACCTGTTTTCCTACAACCGCTACAAACAGCCCGCCGGTGCGCCTGAGCCGGATAATCAGGCCGTCTGA
- the metK gene encoding methionine adenosyltransferase, translated as MNEYLFTSESVSEGHPDKVADQISDAVLDAILAQDPKARVAAETLVATDLCVLAGEITTSAKVDYEKIARDTIARIGYCNPEWGFAADSCKVVLNYGEQSPDIAQGVNEGEGVDLNQGAGDQGLMFGYACDETPSLMPFPIYYSHRLMQRQSEVRKSGILPWLRPDAKAQLTCVYDGETGKVKRIDTVVLSTQHDEGINRDDLIAAVKEHIILPVLPSEMLTEETKYLINPTGNFVIGGPQGDCGLTGRKIIVDSYGGAAPHGGGAFSGKDPSKVDRSAAYACRYVAKNIVAAGLAGQCQIQVSYAIGIAEPTSIAIDTFGTGKISQEKLTAIVREHFDLRPKGIIQMLDLLRPIYSKSAAYGHFGREEPEFTWERTDKARLLRQAAGL; from the coding sequence ATGAATGAATATCTGTTTACTTCCGAATCCGTTTCGGAAGGCCACCCCGACAAAGTTGCCGACCAAATTTCCGATGCCGTACTGGATGCCATTCTGGCACAAGACCCCAAAGCGCGCGTGGCCGCCGAAACGCTGGTGGCCACCGATTTGTGCGTGCTGGCCGGCGAAATCACCACTTCGGCCAAAGTCGATTATGAAAAAATCGCCCGCGACACCATCGCGCGCATCGGCTACTGCAACCCTGAATGGGGCTTTGCCGCCGATTCGTGCAAAGTGGTACTCAACTACGGCGAGCAGTCGCCCGACATCGCACAGGGTGTGAACGAAGGCGAAGGCGTGGATCTGAATCAGGGCGCAGGCGACCAAGGCCTGATGTTCGGCTATGCCTGCGACGAAACCCCGTCTCTGATGCCGTTTCCGATTTATTACAGCCACCGCCTGATGCAGCGTCAGAGCGAAGTACGCAAAAGCGGCATCCTGCCCTGGCTGCGACCCGATGCCAAAGCCCAGCTGACCTGCGTGTACGACGGTGAAACCGGAAAAGTCAAACGCATCGACACCGTCGTCCTCTCCACCCAGCACGACGAGGGCATCAACCGCGACGATTTGATTGCCGCCGTCAAAGAACACATCATTCTCCCCGTTCTGCCGTCTGAAATGCTCACGGAAGAAACCAAATACCTGATCAATCCCACGGGCAATTTCGTTATCGGCGGCCCGCAGGGCGACTGCGGTCTGACCGGCCGTAAAATCATCGTCGATTCCTACGGCGGTGCCGCACCGCACGGCGGCGGCGCATTCTCCGGGAAAGACCCGAGCAAAGTGGACCGCTCGGCCGCCTATGCCTGCCGCTATGTGGCCAAAAACATTGTCGCCGCCGGTTTGGCCGGACAGTGCCAGATTCAGGTCTCCTACGCCATCGGCATTGCCGAGCCGACTTCGATTGCCATCGACACTTTCGGCACCGGCAAAATCAGCCAGGAGAAACTGACCGCCATCGTACGCGAACATTTCGACCTGCGCCCCAAAGGCATTATCCAAATGCTTGACCTGCTGCGTCCGATTTACAGCAAATCCGCTGCTTACGGCCACTTCGGCCGAGAAGAGCCGGAATTTACGTGGGAGCGTACCGACAAAGCCCGCCTGCTCAGACAGGCAGCAGGCCTGTAA
- the rpsG gene encoding 30S ribosomal protein S7 — translation MPRRREVPKRDVLPDPKFGSVELTKFMNVLMIDGKKSVAERIVYGALAQIEKKTGKAAIEVFNEAISNAKPLVEVKSRRVGGANYQVPVEVRASRRLALAMRWVRDAARKRGEKSMDLRLAGELIDASEGRGGALKKREEVHRMAEANKAFSHFRF, via the coding sequence ATGCCACGTCGTAGAGAAGTCCCCAAGCGCGATGTTCTGCCTGATCCGAAATTCGGCAGCGTCGAGCTGACTAAATTCATGAACGTATTGATGATTGACGGTAAAAAATCCGTAGCGGAGCGCATTGTTTACGGTGCGCTGGCGCAAATCGAGAAAAAAACCGGCAAAGCAGCTATCGAAGTATTCAACGAAGCTATCTCCAATGCCAAACCGCTGGTCGAAGTGAAAAGCCGCCGTGTCGGCGGTGCCAACTACCAAGTTCCTGTTGAGGTACGTGCTTCACGCCGTTTGGCTCTGGCGATGCGCTGGGTACGCGATGCTGCCCGCAAACGCGGTGAGAAATCGATGGATCTGCGTTTGGCCGGCGAGTTGATCGATGCTTCCGAAGGCCGCGGCGGTGCGTTGAAAAAACGTGAAGAAGTACACCGCATGGCCGAAGCCAACAAAGCGTTCTCCCACTTCCGCTTCTAA
- a CDS encoding 3-(methylthio)propionyl-CoA ligase, which produces MLGLMQNQPLLISTLLDSAARHHGSNEIVSRRVEGDIHRYTWKDLQNRAKQVANGLEELGVADGLRVGTLAWNGYRHLELYYGVSGAGRVIHTVNPRLSPEQIAWIINHADDQVLCFDMTFLSTVQQIHTLCPSVKHYIALCDSGALPADSGIPNLICYEDWLAAQSTDYVWPDLDENTASGLCYTSGTTGNPKGVLYSHRSSVLHAYAISLPDTMCLREADAVLPVVPMFHVNAWGIPYAAAMVGCKLVLPGPQLHGEALYSLMEQEQVTFSAGVPTVWQMLLSYVQEHKLTFSSLKRVVIGGSAAPRSMIETFLNNYHIEPLNAWGMTELSPVGTFCTLKAKQRSWNEADQITVRQKQGRAVFGADIKILDENGNELPWDGQSCGELYVKSPWLLSRYFNEDRLPLKDGWFATGDIAVIDADGFMQITDRSKDIIKSGGEWISSITLENIATAHPAVAMAACIGIPHPKWDERPIVAVVLKPGTELAVQDLQAFYADKVAKWQIPDDVVIMDALPLGSTGKILKSKLREQLKDYRLPVQTA; this is translated from the coding sequence ATGTTAGGCCTGATGCAAAACCAGCCGCTGCTGATTTCCACCCTGCTTGATTCAGCCGCCCGCCACCACGGCAGCAATGAAATCGTTTCCCGCCGCGTCGAAGGCGACATCCACCGCTACACTTGGAAAGACCTGCAAAACCGCGCCAAACAGGTTGCCAACGGTCTGGAAGAACTGGGTGTGGCCGACGGCCTGCGTGTCGGCACCCTGGCGTGGAACGGCTACCGCCATCTGGAACTTTATTACGGTGTCAGCGGAGCTGGGCGCGTGATTCATACCGTCAATCCGCGTCTGTCGCCCGAACAAATCGCATGGATTATCAACCATGCCGACGATCAGGTGCTGTGTTTCGACATGACCTTTCTGTCTACCGTACAGCAAATCCACACACTCTGCCCGTCCGTCAAACACTATATCGCGCTGTGCGACAGTGGCGCACTGCCCGCCGACAGCGGCATTCCCAACCTGATCTGCTACGAAGACTGGCTGGCCGCCCAATCCACCGATTATGTCTGGCCGGATTTAGACGAAAACACCGCTTCCGGCCTTTGCTATACCAGCGGCACCACAGGCAACCCGAAAGGCGTACTGTACAGCCACCGTTCCAGCGTGCTGCACGCTTACGCCATCAGTCTGCCCGACACCATGTGTCTGCGCGAAGCCGATGCCGTTCTGCCGGTCGTACCCATGTTTCACGTAAACGCCTGGGGCATTCCTTACGCCGCCGCCATGGTCGGCTGCAAACTGGTGCTGCCCGGCCCGCAATTGCACGGGGAAGCACTGTACAGCCTGATGGAACAGGAACAGGTTACTTTTTCGGCAGGTGTCCCAACCGTCTGGCAGATGCTGCTGTCTTATGTTCAGGAACACAAGCTGACATTTAGCTCGCTGAAACGCGTCGTCATCGGCGGCTCAGCCGCGCCGCGCTCCATGATCGAAACTTTCCTGAACAACTACCACATCGAACCGCTGAATGCCTGGGGCATGACGGAACTCAGTCCCGTCGGTACGTTTTGTACGCTGAAAGCGAAACAGCGCAGCTGGAACGAGGCCGATCAGATTACCGTCCGCCAGAAACAGGGGCGCGCCGTATTCGGTGCTGACATCAAAATTCTCGACGAAAACGGCAACGAACTGCCGTGGGACGGACAAAGCTGCGGCGAACTGTACGTGAAAAGCCCGTGGCTGCTGTCCCGCTATTTCAATGAAGACAGACTGCCACTGAAAGACGGCTGGTTTGCCACCGGCGATATTGCCGTTATCGATGCAGACGGCTTTATGCAGATTACCGACCGCAGCAAAGACATCATCAAATCGGGCGGCGAATGGATCAGCTCCATCACACTGGAAAACATCGCCACCGCCCACCCTGCCGTCGCCATGGCCGCCTGTATCGGCATCCCCCACCCGAAATGGGACGAACGGCCGATTGTCGCTGTCGTCCTCAAACCCGGAACCGAATTGGCCGTACAGGATTTGCAGGCATTTTATGCGGATAAAGTCGCCAAATGGCAGATTCCCGACGATGTCGTCATCATGGACGCTCTGCCTCTGGGCTCAACCGGAAAAATCCTGAAAAGCAAACTGCGCGAACAGTTGAAAGACTACCGCCTGCCCGTTCAGACGGCCTGA
- a CDS encoding GntP family permease, producing MENWTQTLGTGPLLTVAAGAVALILVLIIRFRIHALLTLILVSLLTALATGLPLNALVGEVLVKNFGATLGGVALLVGLGAMLGRLVETSGGAQSLADALIRIFGEKRAPFALGVASLIFGFPMFFDAGLIVMLPIVFATARRMKANVLAYALPAIGAFSVMHVFLPPHPGPIAASEFYGANIGYVLVLGLPVAVLSWLVSGYWWGLKADRLFPLPVPDLVAGGVQDNDQPEHPAKASTVVALMLVPMVLIFMNTGLHMAAAAGWVDGRAAWVQLLRMIGATPVALLISVLAAMYVLGSKRGLNGSALEKTLDSTLAPVCSVILITGAGGMFGGVLRASGIGKALADTMDGLGISVLLGCFLVALVLRVAQGSATVALTTAAALMAPAVAAAGYNEWQLAGVVLATAAGSVCASHVNDSGFWLVGRLLDMDVPTTLKTWTVNQTLIALCGFAFSAAAVVLLG from the coding sequence ATGGAAAACTGGACACAGACTTTGGGCACGGGGCCGCTGCTGACGGTTGCCGCCGGTGCGGTTGCGCTGATTTTGGTGCTGATTATCCGATTCCGCATACACGCGCTGCTGACGCTGATTCTGGTCAGTCTGCTGACTGCATTGGCAACCGGTTTGCCATTGAACGCATTGGTGGGGGAGGTACTGGTTAAAAACTTCGGTGCGACTTTGGGCGGGGTGGCTTTGCTGGTGGGCTTGGGGGCGATGCTCGGCCGGTTGGTGGAAACTTCCGGCGGCGCGCAGTCGCTGGCTGATGCGCTGATCCGCATATTCGGCGAAAAGCGCGCGCCGTTTGCTTTGGGTGTGGCCTCGCTGATTTTCGGTTTTCCCATGTTTTTCGATGCCGGGCTGATTGTGATGCTGCCGATTGTGTTTGCCACCGCGCGGCGCATGAAAGCCAATGTGTTGGCGTATGCGCTGCCCGCCATCGGCGCGTTTTCGGTCATGCACGTTTTTCTGCCGCCGCATCCGGGGCCGATTGCCGCGTCCGAATTTTACGGCGCGAATATCGGTTATGTGCTGGTTTTGGGTTTGCCGGTGGCGGTGTTGAGCTGGCTGGTGAGCGGTTATTGGTGGGGTTTGAAGGCGGACAGGCTGTTTCCGCTGCCGGTACCCGATTTGGTGGCGGGCGGTGTACAGGATAACGACCAGCCGGAGCACCCCGCCAAAGCCTCGACGGTGGTTGCGCTGATGCTGGTGCCGATGGTGCTGATTTTTATGAATACCGGCCTGCATATGGCTGCCGCAGCGGGTTGGGTGGACGGCCGGGCCGCGTGGGTGCAGTTGCTGCGTATGATCGGTGCGACACCGGTGGCACTGCTGATTTCGGTATTGGCGGCGATGTATGTGTTGGGGTCGAAGCGCGGCCTGAACGGCTCGGCCTTGGAAAAAACGCTGGACAGTACTTTGGCGCCGGTGTGTTCGGTGATTCTGATTACCGGTGCGGGCGGTATGTTCGGCGGCGTGTTGCGCGCTTCGGGTATCGGCAAAGCCTTGGCCGATACGATGGACGGCTTGGGTATTTCCGTTTTATTGGGCTGTTTTTTGGTGGCTCTGGTGCTGCGCGTGGCGCAGGGTTCGGCCACCGTGGCTTTGACAACGGCTGCCGCGCTGATGGCGCCGGCCGTGGCGGCGGCGGGCTACAACGAATGGCAGTTGGCCGGGGTGGTGCTGGCAACGGCGGCAGGCTCGGTGTGCGCCAGCCATGTCAATGATTCCGGCTTCTGGCTGGTCGGCCGCCTGCTGGATATGGACGTGCCGACCACGCTGAAAACGTGGACGGTCAATCAAACCCTGATTGCGCTGTGCGGTTTTGCCTTTTCGGCGGCGGCCGTGGTGCTGCTGGGTTAG